A window of Diabrotica virgifera virgifera chromosome 9, PGI_DIABVI_V3a contains these coding sequences:
- the LOC126891081 gene encoding uncharacterized protein LOC126891081 produces the protein MTNIAINDLSEDHFSQIELNTKITESLFTEFDEIQMSIELNCQDQDIQQEYAKRQRLDTIFSKTLSRARTMLKRKCSDLSSSQSKRLDINHEYSGLEGVKLPPIQLPVFHGDYLKWIEFKDTFEGLIHNNKVLADIQKYNYLRASLKDDALKIIQSLDFSAQNYNSAWQTLCNRFDNSRMLVNNHLKALFEIENLNKESALGLRSMIDSVKKHLFALKSLQLPTEHWDAIMVYLVSGKLDKFSCREREKRKIDNFLPSLNEFLEFLKNRADFLETIELRNLTKPDYKSKYQYKHSRSLLTSKSRSCNFCKQNHLIYLCEEFLKLSVAQRWDKIKQLNLCRNCLCTGHSYKQCKSFGCKICKAKHSSLLHENKPSDIHVKDNSSINFNPNNDSENEPNKVKLSTNTSEHNVNRNEIV, from the coding sequence ATGACAAATATCGCGATTAATGATTTAAGCGAAGACCATTTTTCGCAGATAGAATTGAATACAAAAATAACTGAAAGTTTGTTTACTGAATTTGATGAAATCCAAATGTCAATTGAATTAAATTGTCAGGATCAAGATATTCAACAAGAGTATGCGAAAAGACAACGATTAGATActatattttcaaaaactttgTCTAGAGCAAGAACGATGTTAAAAAGAAAATGTTCCGATTTATCCAGTTCACAGTCGAAAAGGTTAGATATAAACCATGAATATAGTGGATTAGAAGGTGTCAAATTACCTCCTATTCAGTTGCCTGTCTTTCATGGAGACTATTTGAAGTGGATTGAATTTAAAGATACTTTTGAAGGGTTAATTCATAATAATAAAGTATTGGCAGatattcaaaaatataattatttacgtGCGAGTTTAAAAGATGATGCATTGAAAATTATACAAAGTTTAGATTTTTCTGCACAAAATTACAATTCTGCATGGCAGACTCTATGCAACAGATTTGACAACTCTCGGATGTTAGTAAACAAtcatttaaaagctctttttgagattgaaaatttaaataaagaatcTGCATTAGGTCTTAGAAGCATGATAGATTCAGTTAAAAAGCATTTATTCGCTTTAAAATCACTTCAACTACCGACTGAACATTGGGATGCTATTATGGTTTATTTGGTAAGTGGTAAATTGGATAAATTTAGTTGTCGGGAAagggaaaaaagaaaaatagataattTTTTGCCAAGTTTAAACGAATTTCTTGAATTCTTGAAGAATCGTGCTGATTTTTTGGAAACTATAGAGTTAAGAAATTTGACAAAACCGGATTATAAATCTAAATACCAATATAAACACTCTAGATCTCTGCTAACTAGTAAAAGCAGaagttgtaatttttgtaaacaaaatcaTTTGATTTACCTATGTGAAGAATTTCTTAAACTTTCAGTAGCCCAAAGATgggataaaataaaacaattaaatttATGCCGAAATTGTTTATGTACCGGACATTCCTACAAACAATGTAAATCGTTCGGTTGTAAGATATGTAAAGCCAAACACAGTTCTCTTTTACATGAAAATAAACCATCTGATATTCATGTTAAAGACAACAGTTCAATTAATTTCAACCCGAACAATGATTCAGAGAATGAACCAAATAAAGTTAAGTTGTCAACTAATACTTCAGAACATAATGTTAATAGAAATgagattgtttaa